The Colias croceus chromosome 6, ilColCroc2.1 genome contains the following window.
TCTGCAGTCTAAATGGCTTGACCGATTTCTATAAACTAATtccaaatacatttaagtaaaatttgacctaggtaggtcatttaaaatactaatgtatttttgtcttaaatttacacgatgatgaatgaaacaactttaaatcgcggtatttattactttttatttttttgatttttattctatagtatCAAGATTGCTTGCGTCGCAGTATCAGTGTTGCTATATGAGCGACGGTGGCGCCCTCATTTTTTGTCATCTCTTTTGTGTCGCACTGTACTCATGTTCATTTAATAAGTAGTCCAACAGTCCAACCAATAGTCCAACGCACATGCCAGCGAGCCTGTTTATCAAAGCAAAATAAcaaagcaaaataaaatagcacATTATCCCTGTGATAATACGGTCTATGCTACTCTTTAACACTATGTCTACAAAATAACCATTAAATCAAATGATATCTCTCACAATAATAatcgtaaatatttttcagaaaatGGCAGTAAATTACAAAAGTTAGGGCATTGAAACTTTCTGGCATATCAAacccgccgccattttgattttttttcaaaatcgcggcgcacgattaaagtggtatgtatggatagaggacacatagacgaacaaaaaatgtctaataacatagtaccctaaagcgtcacattatcgagatatttggaggtaaataacagtttattggaagaaagtaggtagattcattacataaaaacatacatacattacataaaaatgtaagtaatgtaatgaatacctactttcttcctgtaataataataatctaccaGGGAGTGATTATTTGGAGATAATATCATGCATATAGACACGTAATAAgtctatttttagtgtttgtcgtactcataagtgaatatttacctctaaatatctcggtaatgtgacgctttagggtactatgttataagacattttttgttcgtcTATGTCATATGTGTCCTCTATAcatagggcgtattcagaaagaaagcttgaaacttataagcgcttatcggcgcttgtcaatgctcaaaccagcttgtcaaaaccagcattgacaagcttgtcaaaaccagcattgacaagcaccgataagcgcttataagtttcaaacCCCATATGGTCTTTCTCTAACATAATCCACAACgtaatcatataaaatatagaggATAGGTGTCTCTTTTCATAGAAGAATATATGAAACACAAACTAGCAATATACATTATCgactcaatttatttatttctaagatttatttgataatattttttacgacgaaatattttattatagcaacactttaatttatttctgaacGCATGACGCGACTGATGCTGTTTCAGCGGGGAACGGTAGAAGCGTCTGTCAGTTTAAAATTTGACGGTTACGTTTAATTCGAATGTTTGAACTTCAAACGAAAACGAATTATCATGACGATTGGACTAGATTGATTTAAATAGGACGTGTTTTCACcagttattatttgtatttgacTATTAAAAGAAAGTTTAACTATTTACGCGTGTGACAAACAGTGTGTGGTGTTAAATGTTACTGTGCTTGTTAACACGATGGTGAAAATGGAAAGAGGTCCCGGAGGGCCAAAGTCAGTTCTTGCTGCACCTTCAAAAAGCGGATCTACTCAAAACATGGCATCGAACATAAAAGTTGTTGTCAGGGTTCGACCGATGAATAGCAGGGAAATAGAACAGAACAACCGAATTGTGGTAGATGTTGTTGATGACAGAATGTTAGTTTTTGACCCGAAAGAGGAAATTCGTCCCTTTTTCTACCAAGGCGTACAGCAGCCGAACAAAAACTTTCTTAAACGCGCCAACAAAGAAATGAAATTTGTATTTGATAATGTGTGTGGTCAGAATGCATCAAATTACGATGTTTTTGAAACCACAACTAAAGAAATGCTACCTTCCCTGATGGAAGGGTACAATTGTTCTGTGTTTGTGTATGGAGCTACGGGTGCAGGGAAGACATTCACAATGATTGGAAGCAAGGAAAATCCTGGAATAACTTATTTGACCATGGAACACTTGTTCTATACAATAAATTCTTTTGAAAAGGACAGGGAGTTTGACATTGGAGTTTCATATATTGAAGTAAGTAAAGTtaatgatatatatttataatatattccataatgtacacatttttttactgAAGTAAGGACATAAGAAGCAATCGGCTTCTActgtaaaataacaatttaatttcgATCAACAGGTGTACAATGAAAATGTATATGACTTATTAAAACCATCAAGCACTCCACTGCAATTACGTGAAGACTCAAAGTATGGGGTAATGGTGGCTGGATTAACTTTGCACAATATCAAAACAGCAAGGGAACTTCTTAATATGTTGGAAAACGGCAACAAGAATAGAACACAACACCCCACAGATGCCAACGCTGAAAGTTCTAGGAGCCATGCTGTGTTTCAAGTAAGCATACAATTGTGACATGTTTCTTTTagtatcaaatttaaaatttttatttatagtcccaaaaaatattttttttgagataatataaaaaaattgctttttactttataatctatattatctatcaaatcaaattatttaatcttctaaatatttttttaagtgtattatattatttaatgtataattttttttttgtgaatttaaTAGGTATATGTAAAGATGCGCTACAAGACAAGCAGTCAGCTACGTATAGTCAAGTTGTCTATGATTGATCTGGCTGGTAGTGAAAGGGCATCCGCCACAGGTTGCATCGGAGAGAGATTCAAGGAAGGCGCTAATATTAACAAGAGTCTGTTGTCCTTGGGCAACTGTATCAATAAACTGGCTGATGGAAGCAATTATATACCTTATAGGTGAATAtgaaaatcataataaaaaaagttctttataaatttcagactaaatttaaagttgtagtaacatttaagaattatatttgaattgtTACTAATATTCTTTAGGAATATAAGAAAGTTactattaatttcaaattagatataattaatataatagagataattattaaattaactattatgattttattttttcgtatTAAATTATCCGATTTCACAATACATTCAACATTAAATATCtctcataatatataaatttaagcaACTCAGTTTCTGACATATAAGCTTTTTACAGGGACTCAAAGTTAACTCGTCTCCTCAAAGACAGCCTCGGAGGTAACTGCAAGACAGTTATGATTGCCAATGTTTCACCATCAAGCCTTAGTTACGAAGACACATACAACACTTTGAAGTACGCAGCTCGAGCCAACAAGATACAGCTTAGTATTAAGAAGAATATAGTAGATGGAGAGATGAGGCTGTCACAATACCTCAAGATCAATGAAGAATTGAAGAAAAAGATTAAAGAATTGGAAGCAAAGCTGTCGCTGTCTTCGGTCAGGGTGGTTAAGGAGTCTGACGGGAGTAAGGAGAAGAGTgagtgtttttttataaaagactCTATTTTGCTTGTTATTGGAAAACTAGTGATGAGCCCTAGTTCTGCTTGCGTAGAACCAGAATTGATACAAGTGAATTTTGATTGTGTGATTCAAATATAATGCTTTCTACTGgtgaaagaataaaaattatctaattttttgtgtttattgttACATAGggaaaactaatattttttttatattgtacaatTCAATTATCGGTTAGGCGTTTAATATCTACGAATACTcatctaaatttatttcagtgaAACAATGGCGTCAGCGAATTTTAGCCGAAGATGAAACCCACACTGCACTAGAGGAAAAGCTACTCTCTCTCATGTGCCAACAGAAAGTTTTGGCTTTGAGACAACGGCTACGAACAAGGGCCTTTTCGCATGTCGCCGATTTAGCGCATAGGTCTTCGTCGGAGCCTTTGAATCAAGTATGTATTGACaatctagtataatataaaaaaatggttgtattattgtcaaaaatatttgtgtggaaaaaatgttttgaattgtgatataaataagtatgtatgttaatttttgtcttattttttgtactggtataaatgtacaataacgaataaataattaaatgtgtaGTTATGTACACATTTTTGTGTTCACATAAAAAATTGTCAAGGCaaaggtttatttttaatttatgtgcatagaaattataaaaataaaatttatttattagatacgCACAGAAGACATACCGCGTCAGGAACGCGCAGCGGAAAGTTACAACAAGAAAGCAGTATTATTGGACACAAAGATCATGAGCACTTGGACGAAATGGGATGAGAGTCGGAAGAATATGAAAAATCTTTACAACAAAGCACTAACTGACTGTCCAGATATCATAGACTTTGTAGAGAAACTACAATTGCAAAGCGAACTCAGACATAGCAAGGCGAGAGACGAGTTGCGTTACAAATTACTTACAATTGAGAATCAGGAAATAACAGCGTTCACAGATTACATGAGCGATATGCCAAATATGCTTAAAAAGCTATATCTGACTTTAAAAGGCTATGACAAAGCACCACCAGCATTAACAGATGAATATCACGAAATTATGAAGAAAGCTAAATCAGCTAAAGGCATTACATGGTCAGACGAAGACGTAGAAAATGACGtgcattttaaattcatttccTCCCTTGACCTGGAGAAACCAACCACTACACTGGACTTTGGCAAAAAGGATGTCAATTCTACAATAGATATTGTAACGGACAGTGATGATTTAACAGACATAGAAAATAAAGAACCAGTCAAGTTTTCGCCTAAAAAACGTAAAGGCACGCCAATTAAACTGGCTAACaatgaaacaataataataaatgattctTTTGAAAGTATGGACACGACGAGAAATTTGAATTCTGCTAAAAAGGTGAAGAGAGAAATTAGTCCAGCGATGGACGTTGAGAATAATTATGATGTTATTGATCCGAATAGCTTGAATTCGACGTTTGTGTTGGctaataatatgaattcttGGAAGAAGTTGCCTGTTAAAGCGGAGCCTAAGGATAAAGAACCAGTTAAAACTGGACTTCAGGATAGAACAAATATTCTTCACCGGCCCATCAGTTTTAATGATAGAGGTGagtgttttttgttttgatttataatataaataagcattgaaaattaaaattaatataattttcatctACTGTCAATAACAATATCAGTTAAAATTGCCGttattttagataattattatttttaaatggctttataattaatgtctTTCTTCacgaaaatattgaattataataatttaaatgctttTTAGCGAAAATAGTAAAACCAGTGGTGGGCAAAGCAGCAGCATTTAGACGGAACCCACCGCCCCCTGTGAAGCCGTCAGCTGGTTTTGGTTCCAGTGTAGCGAGGGATGGCACTTCGCTGCAGAAGAATGTGCaaggtaaatataaaaataaagttatttttttatgtttgtttattcactaattttgtgtttttgaagtgaaccttctttaggcgcgttagCCGGTCGCGTTAttgcaataccgtcacgtcatggcaataccgtcacgtcatggagtaaggcgacgatttctgtatctttgaatcttgccaaagtttcacttttgtataaatagttattacttttatattaatcCAGTCATTGATTCAGTTAATTGAATTCTAAGAAATCATCTTTCTTAGAATTCAATTCATTCAATTCATTCAATTGGCTATTTTTGAAATGAGTaggtgatttaattttatttctctaATACTAGAGCAGGGTTAACACGACATTTCTCAGTAAagcgtttatttttattgttagaaaaataaaattttgtatagtTAATTCGAAGTTGAAATAATTGGATCAatgattgaattaaaatttatgatttGTTGTGTTCGTCTGAATTGGTGGTGGTAAAAAGATAGACTCAAGGCCTACACAGTCCaggacaacattaatcaattaataaGTTAATCTTATCCGTAATGTCTTCATGTAAATaaacacataataaatatttccttCGTATAGTTTTGATGCGATCCGCTCCTATAAGCCTACGAGTCTCTAGAAGTCTTAGTCTTCGAGTGTAGcctataactataatattatggacaATCTAAAGGCCTATTCAGATAAGAGCGGTATTCGCTAAGGCCGTGGGTAACAGTATCCTCATGGCACGCGATTAAATTTCTAACGTAGTATTTTATAGAGGTTCTAATTGCGAATAGCGCCCGGCAAACTTCTTGCCCAAAAAGTAGCGTGGTGGGGGAAGCTTGcgcatataaaaatgtactaaaaCTTGATGCGCAAACTTCCCCCACGTTCCACGGTCGTACTGACTACTCTAATCTGAATAGGccttaatacaaaaattatttatcaattctAAGCAGTAGCTAATAATAGCAGACAAATAATCCTTTTATATTAGTCAAACACTATTTACACcgctaatataaataatatcaaacgTTTAGATTCATTGCTCGATATATAGGATCTACAGATAGCAGGCTAACGCGAGATTATAGGAAATAGTCTGTAATTGGCTGTCGTGCTTACAGTTATAGTTGGATGTTAGACGTTGACGTGTGACGGCACAAAGCTCACTGCTCTTGTCATATTAATTGTGATTCTGGGAATCGATTTGGGAAGATTTGTATTTGTCAGCCAATgggtgtacactgtacatgTTGAAAACTAGGGGAAAAGGAAAGGCTTAAAGCAAGTTAAACGcgaattatttgttatattgtttatttcgaTGGTTTACTAAAATGGCGCTCAAAGGGGCAGTGTATTcgttaaagtttttaaattttaaaatcaaaacgtaagataaagtaataaaaaaggGTGTTCTTATAAGAATGAagtacattttgttttataacacCATTTATTGCCTTAACGATAAAtagttaatgaaaatatttttttatatgaagaCATTACAGCGCACTAAGACATAACTTTAAATGAATCTGCATTTAAGCAGATGTACCTAATCTATGTAATTATTTCCACATATTGAAAGTATCCGTCAGTCTAATTCATTCAATGGAAATGCAATCATTTTATCAATTCATGCACAATGCTGGTCAAACTACTATAGAATTCAATCACTTGATAATCGAAAATCGCTCTTATGTGCACGTCAAAAGAGACAGATTGTTATGAATTAGATTCACGGACCCTCTTCACATGATgtcaaaataatactttaccTCAAATGTGAGTTTTATCACGTCTCGCTAGCGACCACGtttgatatttatattgatagaCCCTGGCGGTTATGTGAGGTATTAAACAATTatcaaaaaatgtattcattGCAATTTTTATGCGATTGCGCTCAAAGTTATTTTCtgagtatgtatttttttttggcaCAGGATTTTATGCGTTAATGGCTTAGTgcatttttctttgaaaacttttttctaACTGTTTGTgtgtaaatatgaaaataataaaatagaacaTGGCGGACTTTTGGTGCCAATTTTTGTTTAGAACAATTTTTGGAATGTCCCTGTTTCTTTCAAAATGGCTTTAAATGCCAAAGTGCACagcaaatttttattgaaaataccaaaattcatcaatataaatatttaaaacgtgGTTGCTAAAGCATGATTTACGCTACCTACCGTGTCGCGACCGGGCCTTGCCCTGTTCGGCGCTTGATCGAACATTATTGTATACTCTATCTATTAGGCAATCCACACGTCTGCCGAACAACGTGACAAACAACAAACACATAGGGACGGCGCTATACAGAGAAGCGAGAAGGAAATAAGTAACTATGTACATCTCTTTTCTTCGTATAGTGCTGTCCCTATGTGTTCGTTGTTTGTCACGTTGTTCGGCAGATGTATGGATGgcctataaaaaaatgattcattCCTGAATACTGACCGGGACCGTGACTCGGCCGTGTACGGATCGGACCCGTACGGGGCACGGTGTGGAAATGTCGATAGATAATGTTTCATTTAGCACGGTGTAGCTTGAATCACGCTTAAGCATGTTTCAATGTTTTACGTATAACATACTAACGTGTGTTCGTCCCTCACTAATCACTAACAGACGCAAGAAAGCCGATAAATCAAAAATCAGTTGGTTATAAAGCGGTTCGAGCGAGGGAAAGGATGCAGACTCATCCGTATAGCAGACCAACCATTCGAAAATAAGAAGAATTAGCATAAATATggattaatataaataactgtaATAGAAGATTTTTGGTAAGTTAATGTTAGTGAAGTGAATGTGTAGTGAAGATTGTGAAATTGATTCGAAGTGTAGAATAAGACGGCATTGTAATAATGTGATTtctaatatgtaataaattttaatgaataaatgtgTAATAACGACTGTAATATGATCAAgcaaaatatataggtatcaTATATCTAATGAAGATACaatttaaacgcgatttatggTTATTGTTGTGTGGCTTAGTAAACTGAATACATTATCATTTTGCAATATGAAAACAAATCTAAAATCAACATAGAGAAATAAtcgatgttttaattataacaatcgGTTAGTATTAGGAAGTAGTATAatacactcaccggcacggaatcttggccactgcaaatttttgcgtaaaataacactatttcttttctactacaaaattcaataaaaatttaatcaaaactagttactttaatgtttttactaacttttagtaataattggaAGTTAATAAGAAGTACTACCGAGtagatatgaattaaacaagaatttacgcttttcctgtgaaatttaaatgatttcttaaaaaatgctaaaaaattagaaagaacgtttccataaaaaaaattgaactttTTAATAAAGGGTGTTTCCTTCTCTTGCCTTAAACACTGTTTGCATCCAGTCTGGCATACTCTAGAAGACATTTTTGGAGACCACTTGAGCTATAGTGTACCAAACGGCCCCAGCTGTATTTCTAAGCTCATCTAACATTAGTGCTGGGTTGGAATCGaactttatgtttcttttaagcATGTCCCAGATGTGTTCTATTGGATTAAGATCCGGGCTACGAGCTGGCCactccaatttttcaataataacctcTTGAAGGTACTCTTATACGTATCGTACGACACGCGGACGTGCATAAGTAGCAAATAGTGTATAAGTAGCAAATTTTCTTCACTGATAAACCTGTAATAGGGCTGAAAATGTTCCTGGAGAATTTCCTCGATGTACCTGATCAAATTTAAGCCATTATCTACGATAAATAACTCCGTGCGAGCATCGAAACTTATACCTCCCCATACCATTATTGACCCTCCATGAAAAATCGCATTTTGAGTGTGGTGATGTGTGAAAACCTCTCTTCTCGTCTCCTCTATACTGACTGTTGGCTATCAGAAGCTCGTAAAGTGCCTTAGCAGCCATCTGTGAACACCTCACGAGCGCACTGGCTGTGGGTCCAGTTTTCATGTTCTCGTGCAAAACGAAGACGTGCTTCTCTGTGATGTCTGAGGAGTTCTGGACGGCGTGCTGGTCTGAAAACCTTCAAATTAACTTCTTTCATTAGTCTTCTCACCGATTGCTCACTCACATTTATTATCCTGGTGTTTTAGAGCCGGTGGCGTATCCTAAAAACTGTCAGAAAGCCATTTCTGAGTATCTCTCGAACAATAAACGGGTCTTCTCGAGCTGATATGCACCTCACACCTTCATTTCCTGGTCTGCACATGTGGCTGCCAGTCTCCTGGTATCTTCTCCATGCATAGTGCATCGCTGAACGAGGTACGTACTgtacattaggtactttacgTTGCGGCAGTCATTGGTCTAACATTGTGATGGCCTGAGTAGGTTGTTCAGATGTTAATggcatttttaattgtttgttatgaTCATTGACTACAGTACCACAATAACAATAACTTAAACGGCATAAAAGATatcgaaaaaagtttaaaacgaaCAATTCGTAACTTCGGCTTAACCGCACAAATCACAAATTTCGAATAACTCTTCAAAAGTGGTAAAAGATTATTCTCAAACTCAATGATTTcttaccataaaattaaacaaataatatgttaacatatctgcatacaaaaaaattgtgaaaaacacttccaaactttttttatcggcaaatttgtaagtggccaagattccgtgccggtgagtgtatTATGCTTAaccatgttttttttaaatattggttaTTTCGTTGGTAATATTGAGAAAACACagtaattaacaataaatcgcgttttaaAACCAATTTCTACTAATCTCGAACAATTCGGATACTGTAAAATAGCCCTTATATCGAACCACATAgttcaaaatcaaataaaaactttataatgttatttgaTGTCTATTTTGCGTCAGTATTGTAGGAgtaaatatgaattatgagGTATGGAAACTGGTTTGTGGGAACAGGGAATATTTCCACGAAACGTGGCAAAATTTCGAAGAAATATCCATTTGGTTGCGTTAAACCAACTAGGCGAGTTGATCGGGTGAACACAATATACTGGACGTCACTAATTTGTTGTTTGGGCACTATTATTTTAGAGGGATTGAGGACTTTTTCATAGTTTTAGCTTTTTTTGGTCACGACGTTATTGAAAATAcagtttaataacaatatcatGCTTTCCATTTAATTGTGATGAAAATTCTGATACTTACTATTACTTTATAACAACCACGAATTGGAGAATAATTTGGAGTCGTGAACCAATTAACCACGCTTTTAAAATCTTCGCGGTCTTTATACCACAAAATAATTGTCCTACTCAAATATGTAATTCTACGCAATATATCATCCTACAATCCATAAAATAccacttttaatatttaaacagagCACATTTCAAAGTACCCACATTCACATTAACTCGTCTTGCAATAGCAACTCATTTGCCCACAATAGCCTTCGAACTATAATGTGCATTAGAGCGACCGTACACGGgcggctcgagcagttaacggctgagcaaCGTTGaacgtacacggactgctcgagcgaTCGGTCGTTGActgcttgagctgtcgctacTAACCGCGTAGTTGtcggcttgaagcggtcgcgactgctcgagcagtccatgtacggcagtgaatgaatgttcatagttcaccgcgcgctcgcggcttcaagccgtcgcgtcggtctcaactgcttgaagcggtccgtgtatgGCCGCCCTTAGAGATACAGGCTACAGATAATACCACTACCACCAAATTGCAAATTGCCTCTACGGTATTCGCttttatatattcaaatattacGGATACGGGAATCGTCTTTTGCATTGCATTGACGGacctttttacataatttagaATGCCgtaatttatgtaggtattggAAAATGCTGCTTTTTTGCTCTTTTTTAGTTCAATagttaatattgtatattcgTATATTTTGATCTTTAACTGATGTCATTATTTGATTCAATGTATAAACCGAATAAAATTACatcgaaaaaataaataattcgttgCCTCTTGGAATtgagatttttatataatatcactTATCTTTCAAGGTAATTCCTTGTCCTTTGAAAAACTGAAagttgattacaaaaattGACCACATACGCATTACGCACAGTAttcatgtaataaaatttttaattgttttaactGAAATATTAGGACATTCTATGCTAACAATCTCTTATATTGTTTgcattagaataattattatcggtTGAAGTCACTACAACCAAGGTAAGGAATGTAAGTAAAACACTAGAATACGATAGTTCGTATTGTTagatgttttattgtttttcttaatatttcaTTCGATAGAATTCgtaaaatgtttgaaaatatttgaccatatattatgaaagacATATTAGtaaaattcatacaaaaaatGTATCTCCATAATTTCGGAACAATAGTACGGAGTTGAAGTACCGACTTTTAATTTGTGAgctaactacataataaaataatgaatatttttcgCAGGGCTTTTGCTATATCAATCTAAAAGTTATTACCTACAAGTTACAACAATTTCTTAGTAACACCCTAGTCTACACCCACCGggatatataattattttacgattAACGATTtactatgaatattt
Protein-coding sequences here:
- the LOC123692512 gene encoding kinesin-like protein KIF18A isoform X1; its protein translation is MVKMERGPGGPKSVLAAPSKSGSTQNMASNIKVVVRVRPMNSREIEQNNRIVVDVVDDRMLVFDPKEEIRPFFYQGVQQPNKNFLKRANKEMKFVFDNVCGQNASNYDVFETTTKEMLPSLMEGYNCSVFVYGATGAGKTFTMIGSKENPGITYLTMEHLFYTINSFEKDREFDIGVSYIEVYNENVYDLLKPSSTPLQLREDSKYGVMVAGLTLHNIKTARELLNMLENGNKNRTQHPTDANAESSRSHAVFQVYVKMRYKTSSQLRIVKLSMIDLAGSERASATGCIGERFKEGANINKSLLSLGNCINKLADGSNYIPYRDSKLTRLLKDSLGGNCKTVMIANVSPSSLSYEDTYNTLKYAARANKIQLSIKKNIVDGEMRLSQYLKINEELKKKIKELEAKLSLSSVRVVKESDGSKEKMKQWRQRILAEDETHTALEEKLLSLMCQQKVLALRQRLRTRAFSHVADLAHRSSSEPLNQIRTEDIPRQERAAESYNKKAVLLDTKIMSTWTKWDESRKNMKNLYNKALTDCPDIIDFVEKLQLQSELRHSKARDELRYKLLTIENQEITAFTDYMSDMPNMLKKLYLTLKGYDKAPPALTDEYHEIMKKAKSAKGITWSDEDVENDVHFKFISSLDLEKPTTTLDFGKKDVNSTIDIVTDSDDLTDIENKEPVKFSPKKRKGTPIKLANNETIIINDSFESMDTTRNLNSAKKVKREISPAMDVENNYDVIDPNSLNSTFVLANNMNSWKKLPVKAEPKDKEPVKTGLQDRTNILHRPISFNDRAKIVKPVVGKAAAFRRNPPPPVKPSAGFGSSVARDGTSLQKNVQDARKPINQKSVGYKAVRARERMQTHPYSRPTIRK
- the LOC123692512 gene encoding kinesin-like protein KIF18A isoform X2 produces the protein MVKMERGPGGPKSVLAAPSKSGSTQNMASNIKVVVRVRPMNSREIEQNNRIVVDVVDDRMLVFDPKEEIRPFFYQGVQQPNKNFLKRANKEMKFVFDNVCGQNASNYDVFETTTKEMLPSLMEGYNCSVFVYGATGAGKTFTMIGSKENPGITYLTMEHLFYTINSFEKDREFDIGVSYIEVYNENVYDLLKPSSTPLQLREDSKYGVMVAGLTLHNIKTARELLNMLENGNKNRTQHPTDANAESSRSHAVFQVYVKMRYKTSSQLRIVKLSMIDLAGSERASATGCIGERFKEGANINKSLLSLGNCINKLADGSNYIPYRDSKLTRLLKDSLGGNCKTVMIANVSPSSLSYEDTYNTLKYAARANKIQLSIKKNIVDGEMRLSQYLKINEELKKKIKELEAKLSLSSVRVVKESDGSKEKMKQWRQRILAEDETHTALEEKLLSLMCQQKVLALRQRLRTRAFSHVADLAHRSSSEPLNQIRTEDIPRQERAAESYNKKAVLLDTKIMSTWTKWDESRKNMKNLYNKALTDCPDIIDFVEKLQLQSELRHSKARDELRYKLLTIENQEITAFTDYMSDMPNMLKKLYLTLKGYDKAPPALTDEYHEIMKKAKSAKGITWSDEDVENDVHFKFISSLDLEKPTTTLDFGKKDVNSTIDIVTDSDDLTDIENKEPVKFSPKKRKGTPIKLANNETIIINDSFESMDTTRNLNSAKKVKREISPAMDVENNYDVIDPNSLNSTFVLANNMNSWKKLPVKAEPKDKEPVKTGLQDRTNILHRPISFNDRAKIVKPVVGKAAAFRRNPPPPVKPSAGFGSSVARDGTSLQKNVQVGYKAVRARERMQTHPYSRPTIRK
- the LOC123692512 gene encoding kinesin-like protein KIF18A isoform X3 — protein: MVKMERGPGGPKSVLAAPSKSGSTQNMASNIKVVVRVRPMNSREIEQNNRIVVDVVDDRMLVFDPKEEIRPFFYQGVQQPNKNFLKRANKEMKFVFDNVCGQNASNYDVFETTTKEMLPSLMEGYNCSVFVYGATGAGKTFTMIGSKENPGITYLTMEHLFYTINSFEKDREFDIGVSYIEVYNENVYDLLKPSSTPLQLREDSKYGVMVAGLTLHNIKTARELLNMLENGNKNRTQHPTDANAESSRSHAVFQVYVKMRYKTSSQLRIVKLSMIDLAGSERASATGCIGERFKEGANINKSLLSLGNCINKLADGSNYIPYRDSKLTRLLKDSLGGNCKTVMIANVSPSSLSYEDTYNTLKYAARANKIQLSIKKNIVDGEMRLSQYLKINEELKKKIKELEAKLSLSSVRVVKESDGSKEKMKQWRQRILAEDETHTALEEKLLSLMCQQKVLALRQRLRTRAFSHVADLAHRSSSEPLNQIRTEDIPRQERAAESYNKKAVLLDTKIMSTWTKWDESRKNMKNLYNKALTDCPDIIDFVEKLQLQSELRHSKARDELRYKLLTIENQEITAFTDYMSDMPNMLKKLYLTLKGYDKAPPALTDEYHEIMKKAKSAKGITWSDEDVENDVHFKFISSLDLEKPTTTLDFGKKDVNSTIDIVTDSDDLTDIENKEPVKFSPKKRKGTPIKLANNETIIINDSFESMDTTRNLNSAKKVKREISPAMDVENNYDVIDPNSLNSTFVLANNMNSWKKLPVKAEPKDKEPVKTGLQDRTNILHRPISFNDRAKIVKPVVGKAAAFRRNPPPPVKPSAGFGSSVARDGTSLQKNVQAVRARERMQTHPYSRPTIRK